In Bacillota bacterium, one DNA window encodes the following:
- a CDS encoding PIN domain-containing protein, with translation MRLLIDTNIFLEILLDQERAEQARRLLRNVHAHEMFLTDFTLHSLGVVLFRRQQHQVFVDFVHDMLERAGLQMLSLPPNMFQRVASASQQHGIDFDDAYLYVVAEEFNLEIVSFDTDFDRTPKGRRTPETV, from the coding sequence GTGAGGTTACTGATTGATACGAACATCTTTCTGGAAATACTGCTAGACCAAGAGCGTGCAGAGCAGGCACGCCGTCTCCTGAGAAATGTTCATGCCCACGAAATGTTCCTGACAGATTTTACGCTTCACTCTTTGGGCGTGGTTCTATTCCGCAGGCAACAGCATCAGGTCTTCGTGGACTTTGTCCACGACATGCTCGAGCGAGCAGGGCTTCAGATGTTGAGCCTGCCGCCAAACATGTTTCAACGAGTCGCCTCAGCATCTCAACAGCATGGGATTGACTTCGACGACGCCTACCTCTACGTGGTGGCGGAAGAGTTTAACCTCGAGATTGTGAGCTTCGACACCGACTTTGATCGGACG
- a CDS encoding DUF2281 domain-containing protein, protein MRPSLEERIKQLPPDLQQEVADFVDFLLQKRRRRHPQPPTFSWAGALADLRDEYTSVQLQHEIAHWRTGNGEVTD, encoded by the coding sequence ATGCGTCCTTCTCTGGAAGAGCGAATCAAGCAACTCCCTCCTGACCTGCAGCAGGAGGTTGCCGATTTTGTAGACTTCTTGCTGCAAAAGCGCCGACGACGACATCCTCAGCCACCGACTTTTTCGTGGGCTGGGGCACTGGCAGACTTGCGCGACGAGTATACCTCCGTCCAGCTACAGCACGAAATCGCCCACTGGAGAACAGGCAACGGTGAGGTTACTGATTGA
- the pheT gene encoding phenylalanine--tRNA ligase subunit beta codes for MRVPIEWLKEYVDVQASPEELAHRLTMAGLEVEAIEHDTGEPVLNVKVTPNRGDCLSMVGVAREVAALYALPLHHPMPAARTTEPGEAAQVAKVEILDDDLCPRYAARVVRNVRIAPSPAWMQQRLLAAGMRPINNVVDVTNYVMLELGQPLHAFDLDLLPNGRIVVRRARPGEKIVTLDGVERELQPDMLMICDATHPVAVAGVMGGSETEVTPSTRNVLLESAHFNPTSIRRTSQRLQLSTEASYRFERVVDPGGVVAALDRACELLEQIGAGETLSGVVDVYPRPVSERTVTLRPARCNLLLGMNLDAQTMLDCLRRLQLQAEMRDGVIHVTVPTFRPDLNIEEDLAEEVGRVYGYENIPERLPFGHTHRGGDSPNTRLIRPLQEAFVRAGLIEVHTHTLRAPGPLDDPNRTPVRVRNAASEELSTLRNSLIPSLMDVVLHNLARRQTEIFLFEVGAVFSQLADGDYAETLKAGFAITGSVFPPGWDARYPAADFFTAKGVVQTLLETVGVAEAEYEALDDPRFHPGRSARVLAGGRELGIFGELHPDVLEQLDITRRTVLAGEFDVQTLWSLAERRVRYEPLPKYPAVLRDLAVVAAEDVPYQTVERTVKEAGGVLLESVRLFDVYRGERIPQGTRSLALSLTFRSPERTLTDEEVDEIVARIVRALEEIGARLRT; via the coding sequence ATGCGTGTGCCGATAGAGTGGTTAAAGGAATACGTGGATGTGCAGGCGTCGCCGGAAGAGCTCGCTCACCGTCTGACAATGGCGGGACTGGAGGTGGAGGCGATTGAACACGACACCGGCGAGCCCGTGCTCAATGTCAAAGTCACTCCCAACCGCGGTGACTGTCTGTCTATGGTGGGCGTCGCCCGGGAGGTAGCAGCGTTGTACGCTCTGCCCCTGCACCATCCGATGCCTGCCGCACGTACCACCGAGCCGGGCGAAGCGGCACAGGTAGCAAAGGTGGAAATACTCGATGACGACCTGTGCCCGCGTTACGCCGCGCGCGTGGTACGCAACGTACGCATCGCCCCCTCCCCCGCGTGGATGCAACAACGCCTGCTGGCGGCAGGCATGCGCCCCATCAACAACGTGGTGGACGTGACCAACTATGTGATGCTGGAGCTGGGGCAGCCGTTGCACGCCTTTGACCTCGACCTGTTGCCCAACGGGCGCATCGTGGTACGTCGTGCCCGACCGGGCGAGAAAATCGTCACGCTGGACGGCGTCGAGCGCGAGCTGCAACCGGATATGTTGATGATTTGCGACGCCACGCACCCGGTCGCAGTCGCCGGAGTGATGGGCGGCAGCGAGACGGAAGTGACCCCAAGCACACGCAACGTGCTGCTGGAGTCGGCGCACTTTAATCCCACCTCCATCCGGCGCACCTCGCAGCGACTGCAGCTTTCTACGGAAGCCTCTTATCGCTTCGAGCGCGTGGTAGACCCCGGTGGTGTTGTTGCTGCGCTGGATAGGGCGTGCGAACTGCTGGAGCAAATCGGCGCAGGCGAAACCCTCTCCGGAGTGGTGGATGTCTACCCGCGTCCCGTCTCCGAGCGAACCGTGACCCTGCGCCCCGCACGCTGTAACCTGCTGCTGGGGATGAATCTGGACGCACAGACCATGCTGGATTGCCTGCGTCGCCTGCAACTGCAAGCAGAGATGCGGGACGGAGTCATCCACGTCACCGTGCCTACCTTCCGCCCCGACCTGAACATTGAAGAGGATTTGGCGGAGGAGGTGGGACGGGTCTACGGCTACGAGAACATTCCAGAGCGGCTGCCTTTCGGGCATACCCATCGCGGCGGCGACAGCCCGAATACCCGCCTCATCCGCCCTCTGCAGGAGGCTTTCGTACGGGCAGGGTTGATCGAGGTGCATACGCACACCCTGCGTGCGCCGGGTCCACTGGATGACCCCAACCGCACCCCCGTGCGCGTGCGTAACGCTGCCAGCGAGGAGCTCAGCACCCTGCGCAACTCGCTCATCCCGTCGCTGATGGACGTGGTTCTGCACAACCTGGCGCGACGGCAGACGGAGATTTTCCTGTTTGAGGTGGGAGCGGTCTTCTCACAGCTTGCCGATGGAGACTACGCGGAGACGCTGAAGGCGGGATTTGCTATCACCGGGTCGGTCTTTCCGCCCGGATGGGACGCCCGTTACCCTGCCGCCGACTTCTTCACCGCGAAGGGAGTAGTGCAGACCCTGCTGGAAACGGTCGGAGTGGCAGAAGCCGAGTATGAGGCGCTGGATGACCCGCGTTTCCATCCCGGTCGCAGCGCACGTGTGCTGGCGGGCGGACGCGAGCTGGGCATCTTCGGCGAGCTGCATCCCGACGTGCTGGAGCAACTGGACATCACGCGGCGCACGGTGCTGGCAGGGGAGTTCGATGTGCAGACCCTGTGGTCGCTAGCGGAGCGGCGCGTGCGCTATGAACCCCTGCCGAAGTATCCGGCGGTGCTGCGCGATCTGGCGGTGGTGGCGGCAGAGGATGTGCCTTACCAGACCGTCGAGCGCACGGTGAAAGAGGCAGGCGGCGTGCTGCTGGAAAGCGTGCGGCTGTTTGACGTCTATCGCGGCGAGCGCATCCCGCAGGGCACACGCAGCCTCGCGCTGTCTCTCACCTTCCGCAGCCCCGAACGCACCCTCACCGACGAGGAAGTGGACGAGATCGTTGCCCGAATCGTGCGCGCGCTGGAGGAAATCGGCGCGAGGTTGAGAACGTGA